From a region of the Chloroflexota bacterium genome:
- a CDS encoding MinD/ParA family protein: protein MSKIISIHSFRGGTGKSNTTANLASLIAATGRRVGVIDTDIMSPGIHVLFGMNEDDMKYSLNDYLWGKCEIKQAAYDVSSTVKGLTSGRIFLIPSSIKAGEIARVLREGYDVGLLNDGFHRLVEELNLDVLLIDTHPGLNEETLLSIAISDSLIIILRPDSQDYQGTGVTVDVAHKLDVPQLFLLVNKVPTSFNFAEVKARVEKTYNSEVAAVLPHSDEMMTLASAGIFVLQYPDHPLSQSLRGVANRLV from the coding sequence ATGTCGAAGATAATTTCAATCCACTCATTTCGGGGTGGCACGGGTAAATCGAATACCACCGCTAACCTTGCCAGCTTAATCGCCGCAACTGGTCGCCGCGTTGGCGTAATTGATACCGATATTATGTCGCCTGGTATTCACGTGCTGTTTGGCATGAATGAAGATGACATGAAATATTCGCTCAACGACTATCTGTGGGGCAAATGCGAAATCAAGCAGGCGGCTTATGACGTAAGTTCAACCGTCAAAGGCTTGACCTCAGGTCGAATTTTCCTGATTCCTTCGAGCATCAAAGCTGGCGAAATTGCCCGCGTGCTACGTGAAGGCTACGATGTGGGCTTGCTGAATGATGGGTTTCATCGTTTGGTCGAAGAACTTAACCTTGATGTGTTGTTGATCGATACCCACCCTGGCTTGAATGAAGAAACCTTGCTCTCGATTGCGATCTCCGATTCGTTGATTATCATTTTGCGCCCCGATTCGCAAGATTACCAAGGAACTGGGGTCACGGTCGATGTTGCGCATAAGTTGGATGTGCCGCAGCTGTTTTTGTTGGTCAATAAAGTGCCAACCTCATTCAACTTTGCCGAAGTCAAGGCCCGCGTCGAAAAAACCTACAATAGCGAAGTTGCGGCGGTTCTGCCTCATTCCGACGAGATGATGACGCTGGCCAGTGCTGGCATTTTCGTCTTGCAATATCCCGACCATCCATTAAGCCAATCGCTGCGTGGAGTCGCCAATCGGTTAGTGTAA
- a CDS encoding MinD/ParA family protein → MPKIVSIHSFRPGTGKSQLTANIATILAAAGQRVAIIDSDVHSPSIQWLFGLPEGAITHSLNDFLWGKCGIESTAVNLNPTVRHPLKGQVYLVPFATRNSTIDYDISLLSDSFELLINTLRLDVLLIDTQPGVQFAALPSIAFSDIQVLVLQLREQDLQGTGVVIDISEQLGINEMVLIVNQIPEHYNLREVQQKIEQIYQRPVLAALPYDELLADYNQASLLLERTSSNIFVVEHPDHPISLLLTNVAATLTA, encoded by the coding sequence ATGCCGAAGATTGTTTCCATCCATTCGTTTCGCCCAGGTACCGGTAAATCGCAATTAACTGCCAATATTGCGACAATTTTGGCAGCCGCCGGCCAACGGGTGGCAATTATTGATAGCGATGTCCACTCGCCCTCAATCCAGTGGCTGTTTGGTTTGCCTGAGGGCGCAATTACCCATAGTTTGAATGATTTTCTGTGGGGCAAATGTGGCATCGAATCGACCGCCGTTAATCTCAATCCCACGGTTCGCCATCCACTCAAGGGCCAAGTCTATTTAGTGCCATTTGCTACCCGCAACAGCACAATTGATTATGATATTAGCTTGCTCAGCGATAGTTTTGAGTTGTTGATCAATACCTTGCGGCTTGATGTGTTGCTGATCGACACGCAGCCTGGAGTGCAATTCGCGGCGCTACCATCAATCGCCTTCTCGGATATTCAGGTGTTGGTGTTGCAGCTGCGCGAACAAGATCTGCAAGGTACAGGCGTGGTGATCGATATTTCCGAACAACTTGGCATCAACGAAATGGTGCTGATTGTCAATCAAATTCCTGAGCATTATAATTTGCGCGAAGTCCAGCAAAAAATCGAGCAAATTTATCAACGCCCAGTGTTGGCGGCCTTGCCCTACGATGAATTGCTCGCCGATTACAATCAAGCAAGCTTGTTGCTTGAACGAACTTCATCGAATATTTTTGTGGTAGAACATCCCGACCATCCAATCTCCCTACTTTTGACCAATGTGGCTGCAACCTTGACCGCTTAA
- a CDS encoding MFS transporter has protein sequence MLKRLEQGLKLRPNEWRLVLTLMGLLALNTLVLELADVVAMAGFISSLGTEQLLWLWPVGMLLTIVAAGSYALIVDRTERVKLIQRLLAGFGACYLAILGLFWFKAPAWLIYPALSILNEQQYAIFPLAFWALANDIYATSEAKRLFPLLGAGATIGSLLGNGLAALIATWLVGNDQHNTSLVLGLCAVLCFLGIGQVWLMFHKHPVRARQSKTERESIRETFKVGADVIRHVPLFSLLALVLFTTGLALTVVEFHFLRSIDQIAAADPLRFQQVYGSYKLAFVVMLLAFQWLLAGRLLSKTSPKQGFIALPIVLLLCILGALVQPLIGGLIGRFGARLAQSGWDEPLRKSVQSIIPDERRGRVSVFLDSYCYSFATIVGCGVISVLLLPSWLGELAASVSTLIYLGFAAVATAVGLWAAWRIRHVYDKSLLNWRLSRSRRRSVLDGIEF, from the coding sequence ATGTTGAAACGGCTGGAACAAGGTTTAAAGTTACGTCCAAATGAATGGCGTTTGGTGCTCACACTCATGGGCTTATTGGCGCTCAATACTTTGGTGCTTGAGCTTGCCGATGTAGTAGCCATGGCGGGCTTTATTAGCAGCCTTGGCACCGAACAATTGCTGTGGCTCTGGCCAGTTGGTATGCTGCTAACCATTGTTGCTGCTGGGAGCTATGCCTTAATTGTCGATCGCACCGAGCGGGTCAAATTAATTCAACGGCTGTTGGCTGGCTTTGGGGCATGTTATCTGGCAATTTTAGGCTTATTTTGGTTCAAAGCACCCGCGTGGCTGATCTACCCAGCCTTGTCGATTTTGAACGAACAGCAATATGCAATTTTCCCTTTGGCGTTTTGGGCCTTAGCTAATGATATTTATGCTACTTCCGAAGCTAAGCGTTTGTTTCCCTTGCTGGGAGCTGGCGCAACCATCGGCAGCTTGCTCGGCAATGGATTGGCAGCGCTGATCGCAACCTGGCTGGTTGGCAACGATCAACACAATACTAGTTTGGTGCTGGGTTTGTGTGCGGTTTTATGCTTTTTAGGCATTGGCCAAGTTTGGTTGATGTTTCATAAACACCCAGTTCGTGCCCGTCAAAGCAAAACTGAACGGGAATCAATCCGCGAGACCTTTAAAGTGGGAGCCGATGTAATTCGCCATGTGCCGCTATTTAGTTTGTTGGCGCTGGTGTTGTTTACCACCGGCTTGGCTTTGACGGTGGTCGAATTTCACTTTTTGCGCAGCATTGATCAAATTGCGGCAGCCGATCCGTTGCGCTTTCAACAAGTCTATGGTTCGTATAAGTTAGCCTTTGTAGTGATGCTTTTGGCATTTCAATGGCTGTTAGCTGGGCGCTTGCTCAGCAAAACCAGCCCCAAGCAAGGTTTTATCGCCCTACCTATCGTCTTACTACTTTGTATTCTGGGGGCACTGGTTCAGCCACTGATCGGCGGGTTAATTGGTCGATTTGGGGCGCGTTTAGCCCAAAGCGGCTGGGATGAACCATTACGCAAATCAGTTCAGAGTATTATTCCCGACGAGCGGCGCGGGCGCGTAAGCGTTTTTCTTGATAGCTATTGTTATTCATTCGCGACAATCGTTGGGTGTGGGGTGATTAGTGTGCTATTGTTGCCAAGCTGGCTGGGAGAGCTAGCGGCTTCAGTTAGTACGCTGATTTATCTTGGCTTTGCAGCGGTGGCAACTGCTGTCGGCCTTTGGGCCGCTTGGCGTATCCGCCATGTTTACGATAAAAGTCTGCTGAACTGGCGACTGTCGCGCTCTCGACGAAGGAGCGTTCTCGATGGCATCGAGTTCTGA
- a CDS encoding GNAT family N-acetyltransferase gives MASSSEARLAQFGELEPLWNKLQDSVRWPMIPPLANRDAPKGMQLRAILGAEASEIGLVQELFATIFPHLAHYEPFLAMYAEPFSRSHPATLDHLWLIEQHGKPIGVRMFSYLYRRNFGHGAFIGIDQRARGTGIGRWLVQATHQQLALDALYSGNEAVLGYSAEVTRVEDAQHELERQEREARLRFHLNNGAVLLPVEYIEPPVIKNSDDQAARQLTIAPQPMHLVFYPSQPSALNLATIQTIVEAIYHDVYYLESDNPFVQHALASLR, from the coding sequence ATGGCATCGAGTTCTGAGGCGCGATTAGCTCAGTTTGGTGAATTAGAACCGTTGTGGAATAAGTTGCAAGATAGTGTGCGTTGGCCGATGATTCCGCCTCTTGCCAATCGCGATGCTCCCAAGGGCATGCAATTGCGGGCAATTTTGGGAGCCGAAGCTAGCGAAATTGGGCTGGTGCAAGAGCTATTTGCCACAATTTTTCCACATTTGGCCCATTATGAGCCATTTTTAGCGATGTATGCTGAGCCATTTTCGCGCAGCCACCCTGCCACTCTCGACCATTTGTGGTTGATCGAGCAGCACGGTAAGCCAATTGGGGTGCGCATGTTCAGCTATCTGTATCGGCGTAATTTTGGCCATGGTGCATTTATTGGCATCGATCAACGGGCACGCGGCACGGGCATTGGGCGTTGGCTAGTGCAGGCCACCCATCAACAATTGGCGCTTGATGCCTTGTATAGTGGCAATGAGGCAGTTTTGGGCTATAGCGCCGAAGTGACACGGGTTGAGGATGCTCAGCATGAACTTGAACGCCAAGAACGTGAGGCTCGTCTGCGCTTTCATCTGAATAATGGAGCAGTGCTGCTACCAGTTGAGTATATTGAACCGCCAGTGATCAAAAATAGCGATGATCAGGCGGCGCGGCAACTAACGATTGCGCCGCAACCAATGCATTTGGTGTTTTATCCAAGCCAGCCTAGCGCGTTAAATCTGGCGACCATTCAAACCATTGTTGAAGCGATTTACCATGATGTCTACTATTTGGAATCCGACAATCCTTTTGTGCAGCACGCCCTCGCGTCGTTGCGGTAA
- a CDS encoding cell wall metabolism sensor histidine kinase WalK, whose protein sequence is MTAVAPKSRFLSLRWRLLAIFTLLFLIVLTGVFVWFLNYATDNAQADLEADLMAIAKTAAAGIDGDEHSALYTQGQIDDPTYLKINSYLREVKTTNPKASGIYTFVQLPNEPDQARFVVSAAIPPGQSATPREQELLTESAYGCTIRPDTRPMINANFTAAGGFTPDMARGLREPSIDPNPSTDQWGQWIAGAAPIFNAKGETVGAVGVDMCVAEVTAVRNRISQTLIPGFLIVTVLLAIAIYLIAHRLTKPIIGLTAVAKQISNGDYSSEVPESTSRLRDEVATLASVFAMMVDKVREREHKLRQQVAELQIIVDEGKRKQQVDEIVDSEFFRNLQEKAREARQRRDRRPPDPTS, encoded by the coding sequence ATGACAGCCGTAGCACCCAAAAGCCGTTTTTTGAGCCTGCGTTGGCGTTTGTTGGCCATTTTTACCCTGCTGTTTTTAATTGTTTTAACTGGGGTGTTTGTCTGGTTTTTGAATTATGCCACTGATAATGCCCAAGCCGACCTCGAAGCCGATCTAATGGCGATTGCCAAAACAGCTGCCGCTGGGATCGATGGCGATGAACATAGCGCCTTGTACACCCAAGGTCAAATTGATGATCCAACCTATCTCAAAATCAATTCCTACTTGCGCGAGGTCAAAACGACCAATCCCAAGGCTTCGGGCATTTATACCTTCGTTCAACTACCCAATGAGCCTGATCAAGCGCGATTTGTGGTGAGTGCAGCGATTCCGCCAGGCCAATCGGCTACTCCACGCGAACAAGAATTACTGACTGAATCGGCTTATGGCTGTACGATTCGGCCTGATACTCGCCCAATGATCAACGCCAATTTTACGGCGGCTGGTGGTTTTACCCCGGATATGGCGCGTGGTTTACGTGAGCCAAGCATCGATCCCAATCCATCAACAGATCAATGGGGCCAGTGGATTGCTGGGGCCGCGCCAATTTTCAATGCCAAAGGCGAAACGGTTGGCGCAGTTGGGGTCGATATGTGTGTGGCCGAGGTTACCGCTGTACGCAATCGGATTAGCCAAACTTTGATTCCAGGCTTTTTGATTGTGACGGTGCTCTTGGCAATTGCAATTTATCTAATTGCCCATCGTCTAACCAAGCCAATTATTGGCTTGACCGCTGTTGCCAAGCAAATTAGTAACGGCGACTATAGCTCAGAAGTGCCCGAAAGCACCAGCCGTTTGCGTGATGAGGTTGCCACCCTCGCCAGCGTTTTTGCTATGATGGTCGACAAAGTGCGCGAACGCGAACATAAATTGCGCCAGCAAGTGGCCGAATTGCAAATTATCGTTGACGAAGGCAAACGCAAACAACAAGTCGATGAAATTGTTGATAGCGAATTCTTTCGTAATTTGCAAGAAAAAGCCCGTGAAGCCCGCCAACGCCGTGATCGCCGCCCGCCTGACCCAACCAGCTAA
- a CDS encoding alpha/beta hydrolase — protein MPIYTVNDQPIHVWEEGASDKPVALLIHGWSSSWFAMSPLFPILSRYRCLAVDLPGYGQSPKGDDPVSIVAYTDLLADLLRQVTDQPAVLIGHSMGGMISLTMSLRHPELIERMVLICPTISGRLSMFINMFLGPLVVLERVPFADRVTSLIETRIWRITDRVMKPASYAERSAISSEAHERIKADVRRPGQGQIRAECYRAMRENDLRGQLHKISHPSLYLWGMEDNTVPLRDASSVVAELPDADLRIIPNAGHWPHFEALVTTQRYVRAFLSTPIKLLKAQF, from the coding sequence ATGCCAATCTATACCGTCAACGATCAACCGATTCATGTGTGGGAAGAGGGAGCAAGCGATAAACCAGTGGCCTTGTTAATTCATGGCTGGTCAAGCTCATGGTTTGCCATGTCGCCGTTGTTTCCAATTTTGTCGCGCTATCGCTGTTTGGCGGTCGATTTGCCAGGCTACGGCCAATCGCCCAAGGGTGATGATCCGGTCAGCATTGTGGCCTACACGGATCTATTAGCCGACCTCTTGCGCCAAGTCACCGATCAACCAGCGGTGTTGATTGGCCATTCGATGGGCGGCATGATTAGTTTGACCATGAGTTTGCGCCACCCTGAGCTAATCGAGCGCATGGTGCTAATTTGCCCAACGATCAGCGGGCGTTTATCAATGTTTATCAATATGTTTCTTGGGCCGTTGGTAGTGTTGGAGCGCGTGCCTTTTGCCGATCGCGTAACTTCGCTGATTGAAACGCGCATTTGGCGAATTACCGACCGCGTGATGAAACCAGCTTCGTATGCCGAGCGCAGCGCCATTAGCAGCGAAGCCCATGAACGCATCAAGGCCGATGTGCGGCGGCCAGGTCAAGGCCAAATTCGCGCTGAATGCTACCGTGCCATGCGCGAAAACGATTTGCGTGGCCAATTGCACAAGATTAGCCATCCTTCGCTCTATTTATGGGGCATGGAAGATAACACAGTGCCCTTGCGCGATGCCAGCAGCGTGGTCGCCGAATTACCCGATGCCGATTTGCGAATTATTCCCAACGCTGGCCATTGGCCCCATTTTGAAGCCCTCGTCACCACTCAACGCTATGTTCGGGCATTTCTTAGCACCCCGATTAAGTTGCTCAAGGCACAATTCTAG
- a CDS encoding DNA-binding protein: MNASEQSTEDFPSKLSQPALRALHNAGYRSLAQLSQVSARELGELHGMGPKGIRQLREALAAKGLAFADETASTD, encoded by the coding sequence ATGAATGCATCTGAACAATCAACCGAGGATTTTCCTTCCAAACTAAGCCAACCAGCCCTGCGAGCCTTACACAACGCTGGCTATCGTAGTTTGGCGCAATTGAGCCAAGTCAGCGCTCGTGAGCTGGGCGAATTGCATGGCATGGGGCCAAAGGGCATTCGTCAGTTGCGCGAAGCGTTAGCAGCCAAGGGTTTAGCTTTTGCCGATGAAACAGCATCAACGGATTGA
- a CDS encoding glyoxalase produces MNTQVFINLAVQDLPKSIEFFKALGYQQNLQFSDETAASIVISDTIYVMLLTHPKFKEFIPKAAAISDARSATEVLVSLTMESREAVDQMFDKALSLGATSFAEPIEMGAMYSRAIQDLDGHIWEFFYMDMNAAPPQ; encoded by the coding sequence GTGAATACTCAAGTTTTTATTAATCTGGCAGTGCAAGATCTCCCCAAATCAATTGAATTTTTCAAAGCCTTAGGCTATCAACAAAATCTGCAATTTAGCGATGAAACTGCTGCCAGCATTGTGATTAGCGATACAATTTATGTTATGTTGCTGACTCATCCCAAATTCAAAGAATTTATTCCTAAAGCTGCGGCGATTAGCGATGCCCGCAGCGCGACTGAAGTGCTAGTGTCATTAACGATGGAAAGCCGCGAGGCTGTTGACCAAATGTTTGATAAAGCACTGTCGCTTGGTGCTACCAGCTTTGCTGAGCCAATTGAAATGGGTGCTATGTATAGTCGCGCCATTCAAGACCTCGATGGCCATATTTGGGAATTCTTTTATATGGATATGAATGCTGCCCCACCCCAATAA
- a CDS encoding amylo-alpha-1,6-glucosidase → MFGREILGHPAAALRREWIVTNGAGAYAMGSLLANAPIRKYHGLLIAALEPPLGRTLLVGGLQASAEYGSETYELSSFEYSDGRLSAGHCNLETWQLDGAIPTARFALAEAVLSQRIWMEDGANTTYLLLTHERGNDPIKLELRPLLSERDHHDTTVETAWQPNFAALANGVLMTTPAGTQLRMLSDHATWQTEPATWVEDIYYREELERGYPDTTRLLQAGRFSASLQPGQSLTLVFSTEAEPSTDGVAALAREQARQAQLLEQARLLHKAPDFIKQLVYAADQFMVRRAVQLPDGSTWQGWSVIAGYPWFSDWGRDTMIALPGLLMATGRATLAADVLRTWSHFLSQGMLPNRFPDVGAEPEYNTVDATLWFFQALRTVYQATGDIQLVADLYPKLVEIIDWHERGTRYSIKVADDYLLTAGEPHVQLTWMDAKFEDWVVTPREGKAVEINALWYSALRTLGEFATLLGNDQDVERFRCAAERVATAYSRFWSAEHGYLYDVIDGPHGDDSALRPNQLFAVSVAHSPLDDATAKAVVDSCARHLLTSYGLRSLAPHDSQYLGRYGGDLKTRDASYHQGITWGWLIGPFISAISKVYGVEQARSYLQPFADHLRDAGIGSVSEIFDGDAPITPRGCPWQAWSVAELLRCSVELNNR, encoded by the coding sequence ATGTTTGGACGTGAAATTCTTGGGCATCCCGCTGCTGCGCTACGCCGCGAATGGATTGTAACCAATGGGGCAGGGGCTTATGCAATGGGTTCGCTCTTGGCCAATGCCCCAATTCGCAAATATCATGGCTTGTTGATTGCTGCCTTAGAGCCGCCGCTTGGTCGTACCTTGTTGGTTGGTGGCTTGCAAGCCAGCGCTGAATATGGCTCAGAAACCTATGAGCTGAGCAGCTTTGAATATAGCGATGGCCGTTTAAGCGCAGGCCATTGCAACCTTGAAACATGGCAGTTGGATGGCGCGATTCCAACTGCACGGTTTGCGTTAGCCGAGGCAGTGCTCAGCCAACGCATTTGGATGGAAGATGGAGCTAATACCACCTATCTGCTGCTGACTCATGAGCGTGGCAACGACCCGATCAAACTTGAATTACGCCCCTTATTGAGCGAGCGCGATCATCACGATACAACCGTTGAAACCGCTTGGCAGCCCAATTTTGCCGCTTTGGCCAATGGCGTTCTGATGACCACGCCTGCTGGTACGCAGTTGCGTATGCTCAGCGACCACGCGACATGGCAAACCGAGCCAGCAACATGGGTTGAAGATATTTATTATCGTGAAGAATTAGAGCGTGGCTACCCTGATACCACCCGATTGTTGCAAGCAGGCCGATTTAGTGCAAGCTTGCAGCCTGGTCAAAGCCTGACCTTGGTATTTTCAACTGAAGCTGAACCAAGCACTGATGGCGTAGCGGCGCTGGCGCGTGAGCAAGCACGCCAAGCCCAATTGCTCGAGCAGGCTCGGCTTTTGCACAAAGCTCCTGATTTTATCAAGCAACTGGTATATGCTGCTGATCAATTTATGGTGCGGCGGGCGGTACAATTGCCCGATGGCAGCACATGGCAAGGCTGGAGCGTCATCGCTGGCTATCCATGGTTTAGCGATTGGGGCCGCGACACCATGATTGCCTTGCCTGGTTTGTTGATGGCAACTGGGCGGGCTACGTTGGCGGCTGATGTGTTGCGCACGTGGAGCCATTTTTTGAGCCAAGGCATGTTGCCCAATCGCTTCCCTGATGTTGGCGCTGAGCCAGAATACAACACCGTCGATGCGACACTTTGGTTTTTTCAAGCGCTGCGCACGGTTTATCAAGCCACTGGCGATATTCAATTGGTCGCCGATTTATACCCCAAATTGGTCGAAATTATTGATTGGCATGAACGTGGTACCCGCTACTCAATCAAAGTGGCCGATGATTATCTCTTGACTGCGGGCGAACCCCATGTTCAATTAACCTGGATGGATGCCAAGTTTGAGGATTGGGTGGTCACGCCCCGCGAGGGCAAAGCGGTTGAAATTAATGCCTTGTGGTATAGCGCCCTACGAACCTTGGGCGAATTTGCCACCTTGTTAGGCAATGATCAGGATGTGGAGCGCTTTCGCTGTGCTGCTGAACGGGTGGCGACTGCTTATAGCCGTTTTTGGTCGGCTGAGCATGGCTACCTCTACGATGTCATCGACGGCCCGCACGGCGATGATTCGGCGTTGCGACCCAACCAACTTTTTGCGGTTTCGGTGGCGCACTCGCCGCTTGATGATGCCACCGCCAAAGCAGTGGTTGATAGCTGCGCCCGCCATCTTTTAACCTCATATGGTTTGCGCTCGTTGGCTCCCCACGACTCACAATACCTTGGCCGCTATGGTGGCGATTTAAAAACCCGCGATGCTTCGTATCATCAAGGCATCACGTGGGGCTGGCTGATTGGGCCATTTATCAGTGCGATCAGCAAAGTCTATGGGGTTGAGCAGGCGCGCAGTTATCTGCAACCATTCGCCGATCACCTGCGCGATGCTGGAATTGGCTCGGTGAGCGAAATTTTTGATGGTGATGCGCCGATAACTCCACGCGGCTGCCCATGGCAAGCTTGGAGCGTGGCTGAATTGCTACGCTGCAGCGTCGAACTGAATAATCGCTAA
- a CDS encoding response regulator, whose protein sequence is MTERQPNEASEYSRAPAILVVDDDTSICRYCSKALRNVGYQVVDTTSGLVALDHLRHQAFDLLLTDIKMPEMSGLELARQARALNPGLAVIIMTGQTTLETLREAVQQGVTSYLSKPFEIEEMRLTVAQVLHQRAMVLQKVKLEAIVHQLELSSAFNRTLSLSELCGEIVRVTNSEIGCQFGYFLLQQPDESPRLLMGQASHPQLNEAGWQLLQETYQQQQPIQTTLKLAEADHNVITFPLRVGGAMIGSALFDYTEALPSAQIEGMMLLLNQAAAALNNAQLFTRVQEANSRLQELDRLKSEFISITSHELRTPLAVVLGYGIVIQERSEPPIRTYLDRLVESAQRMKEIIDDMTHLRRLDTRQTELQVEPIVLDELLYEVIDQMHGLAQKKSQTLSLATPPDALCTLYADRAKIALVLMSLLSNAMKFTPAEGMITVRAWCETVQAVPYEHAYFKGTLQPGPWVFVSVSDSGIGIPESHLQRIFERFYQVAQSLTREYGGTGVGLALVQGLVALHNGHVWVQSEEGRGSTFTVALPQRGL, encoded by the coding sequence ATGACCGAACGCCAACCTAACGAAGCCTCTGAGTATAGCCGCGCTCCGGCTATCCTTGTTGTTGATGATGATACGTCGATTTGCCGCTATTGCTCGAAAGCACTTCGCAATGTTGGCTATCAGGTTGTTGACACCACATCGGGTTTAGTCGCGCTTGATCATTTGCGCCATCAAGCGTTTGATTTGTTGTTGACTGATATTAAAATGCCTGAGATGAGTGGGCTTGAGTTGGCTCGGCAGGCGCGGGCGTTGAATCCAGGCTTGGCGGTCATCATCATGACTGGCCAAACCACCTTGGAAACCTTGCGCGAAGCCGTTCAACAGGGCGTAACCAGTTATCTTAGCAAGCCTTTCGAAATTGAAGAAATGCGCTTGACAGTAGCTCAAGTGCTGCATCAACGGGCAATGGTGTTGCAAAAGGTCAAGCTTGAAGCGATTGTGCATCAACTTGAATTAAGCAGCGCCTTTAATCGCACACTGTCGCTCAGCGAATTGTGTGGCGAGATTGTACGGGTCACCAATAGCGAAATTGGCTGTCAATTTGGCTATTTTCTGTTGCAGCAACCCGATGAATCGCCGCGTTTGTTGATGGGGCAGGCGAGCCATCCCCAATTAAATGAGGCTGGTTGGCAGCTTTTGCAAGAAACCTATCAACAGCAACAGCCAATTCAAACCACGCTCAAGCTAGCCGAGGCTGACCACAACGTGATCACCTTTCCGCTGCGAGTCGGCGGGGCGATGATCGGCAGTGCCTTGTTTGATTATACTGAGGCCTTGCCTAGTGCTCAGATCGAAGGCATGATGCTGTTGCTCAATCAAGCGGCAGCAGCCCTGAATAATGCCCAACTCTTCACCCGTGTGCAAGAAGCCAATAGCCGCTTGCAAGAGCTTGATCGGCTAAAGAGTGAATTTATTTCGATCACGTCGCATGAGTTGCGCACGCCGCTAGCGGTGGTTTTAGGCTATGGCATCGTGATTCAAGAGCGCAGCGAGCCACCAATTCGTACCTATCTTGATCGCTTGGTTGAGAGCGCTCAGCGCATGAAAGAAATCATCGACGATATGACTCATCTGCGGCGTTTGGATACCCGCCAAACCGAGCTACAGGTGGAACCAATTGTGCTCGATGAATTATTGTATGAAGTAATCGATCAAATGCATGGGCTGGCCCAAAAGAAATCGCAAACACTTTCATTAGCCACCCCACCCGATGCCTTGTGCACCTTGTATGCTGATCGGGCCAAAATTGCCTTGGTGTTGATGAGTTTGCTTTCAAATGCCATGAAATTCACCCCTGCTGAGGGGATGATTACGGTACGGGCATGGTGTGAGACTGTTCAAGCAGTGCCCTATGAACATGCTTATTTCAAAGGCACGCTACAACCTGGCCCATGGGTCTTTGTCAGCGTCAGCGATTCAGGCATTGGCATTCCTGAGTCCCATCTGCAACGGATATTCGAGCGTTTTTACCAAGTAGCCCAATCACTCACCCGAGAGTATGGGGGTACTGGGGTAGGTTTAGCCCTTGTGCAAGGGCTCGTTGCATTGCATAATGGTCATGTTTGGGTTCAAAGTGAAGAAGGTCGCGGCAGTACGTTTACGGTTGCACTGCCACAGCGGGGGCTTTAG